The following proteins come from a genomic window of Gemmatimonas sp.:
- a CDS encoding methyl-accepting chemotaxis protein, whose amino-acid sequence MNAVWRLTTIRARLVAGFGTSITLLLAAGLLGWYGLSRSNRDAEQTVRALAERSEFIERTTNTVLRELVAGLRYLSTGRSDDERRYRSLVAQAETLRTDILRRGALAAAERRHLERIGQLQATLEVRIAVTRAWQVAGNAAGAERVLAQTTRDIELIENELQSLRNGARQSAEANMERMRGVLFKAEASLVVVVALAFGVAAFFGLSTARAVADPLVQLRDEMMAIGAGDLREPTIDLRFGGVAQEYAELIDAMQQARERLRLLLSRVQEEADQVTLAAGELSASASSAAASSQHVTTAVMDISHGAGVQLSALKHAGETVKELAEAGATIGEAADETNRVGREIRTTTNSARDQVQVAVDTLFNAREVVAASRQEMTSLRDATGVIDDFVSVISEIATQTNLLALNAAIEAARAGSAGRGFAVVAQEVRALAEQSANAANEVTENVKRFRARITSASSAVESGATRLKDVETVAEAVGSALARIEHAVAQVDGATARVVHAVETNRQSLGQVQRSLTSARDTAEGHAAAAEQVAASTEQTSASAQQVSATAELLQTASLRVRGLTTEFRV is encoded by the coding sequence ATGAACGCGGTGTGGCGTCTCACCACCATTCGCGCGCGACTCGTGGCCGGGTTCGGGACCTCGATCACGCTGCTGCTCGCCGCCGGCTTGCTGGGGTGGTACGGACTGTCGCGCAGCAACCGGGACGCCGAGCAGACGGTGCGCGCGCTCGCCGAACGCTCCGAGTTCATCGAACGCACCACGAACACCGTCCTGCGCGAACTGGTGGCAGGGCTGCGCTATCTCAGCACCGGCCGCAGCGACGACGAGCGGAGATACCGCAGTCTCGTCGCCCAGGCCGAGACGCTGCGCACGGACATTCTGAGGCGCGGCGCGCTCGCCGCCGCCGAACGCCGTCACCTCGAGCGCATCGGTCAGCTGCAGGCCACCCTCGAAGTGCGCATCGCCGTCACGCGCGCGTGGCAGGTCGCCGGCAACGCGGCGGGCGCCGAGCGCGTCCTGGCGCAAACGACACGCGACATTGAGCTCATCGAAAATGAACTGCAGTCGCTGCGCAACGGCGCACGCCAGAGCGCCGAGGCCAACATGGAGCGCATGCGCGGCGTACTGTTCAAGGCAGAGGCCAGCCTCGTGGTGGTGGTCGCCCTGGCCTTCGGGGTGGCAGCGTTCTTCGGCCTATCCACGGCCCGGGCCGTCGCCGATCCGCTCGTCCAGCTGCGCGACGAGATGATGGCCATCGGCGCTGGCGACCTGCGCGAACCCACCATCGACCTGCGGTTTGGCGGCGTGGCGCAGGAGTACGCCGAACTCATCGACGCCATGCAGCAGGCGCGTGAGCGGCTGCGCCTGCTGCTCTCGCGCGTGCAGGAGGAGGCAGATCAGGTCACCCTCGCCGCCGGTGAGCTCTCCGCGTCGGCCTCCTCGGCGGCCGCGTCGTCGCAGCATGTCACCACGGCGGTCATGGACATTTCGCACGGCGCCGGCGTGCAGCTGTCGGCGCTCAAGCACGCCGGCGAAACGGTGAAGGAGCTGGCGGAGGCCGGGGCCACGATCGGCGAGGCAGCGGACGAAACCAATCGGGTGGGGCGCGAGATCCGGACCACCACCAACAGCGCCCGCGACCAGGTGCAGGTGGCCGTGGATACGTTGTTCAACGCGCGTGAAGTCGTGGCGGCCTCGCGTCAGGAAATGACATCACTGCGCGATGCCACGGGCGTCATCGATGATTTCGTCAGCGTCATTTCCGAGATCGCGACGCAGACCAACCTGCTGGCGCTCAACGCCGCCATCGAAGCGGCACGCGCCGGCAGCGCGGGACGCGGCTTTGCGGTGGTGGCGCAGGAGGTGCGCGCCCTCGCGGAACAGAGCGCCAACGCGGCGAACGAAGTCACCGAGAACGTGAAGCGCTTCCGGGCCCGCATTACGAGTGCGTCGAGCGCCGTCGAGTCGGGCGCGACACGGCTCAAGGACGTGGAGACCGTCGCCGAAGCCGTGGGCAGCGCCCTGGCGCGCATCGAGCACGCGGTGGCGCAGGTGGATGGTGCCACGGCGCGCGTGGTGCACGCCGTGGAGACCAACCGGCAGTCACTCGGACAGGTTCAACGATCACTCACGTCGGCACGCGATACCGCCGAAGGGCACGCGGCCGCGGCCGAGCAAGTAGCCGCCAGCACCGAGCAGACCTCGGCGTCGGCGCAGCAAGTCAGTGCGACCGCCGAGCTGTTGCAGACGGCGTCCTTGCGAGTGCGCGGACTCACCACCGAGTTCCGCGTGTGA
- a CDS encoding branched-chain amino acid ABC transporter substrate-binding protein has protein sequence MSNTAASAAVTPAITPPPVRPRQCSRARQLAAWRCGGPLLLTALAGCRHDERATTSSTVAIGVGAIPGAPNYAQVAQGVELAVARLNETAGGPRFRVRLPDSRASSAVQVAQQLRNDPAVIAVVGHPESGKTLEAIPIYADAEHGGANGVVAVSPTSSSPQLSGISPWFFRVAPSDADAAHFTARWVLDSLRARRAAIVYRNDSYGRDWADTFAAGFVQGGGQVLSRNPYLTSIVEWDAYAALLAAERPEVLLFPGDGADALALLQALRARGVRLPFVGGDGTEGMKAHPDASGAYYVAFFDETRASSAEAQSFVPAYRGRYGRAPDVFAALSYDAAIVIGRTVAAGARTRAALRLALARVGNGAPSVDGVAGRIAFEEDHDIKGRAVVITRIPGVTPRDDEATAPVPATSRATRGRR, from the coding sequence GTGAGCAACACTGCTGCTTCTGCCGCCGTCACTCCGGCGATCACCCCCCCTCCCGTGCGTCCGCGCCAATGCAGCCGAGCTCGACAGCTGGCCGCGTGGCGATGCGGCGGGCCGCTGCTCCTGACGGCGCTGGCCGGATGCCGACACGACGAGCGGGCCACCACGTCATCTACCGTAGCGATCGGCGTCGGCGCCATCCCGGGTGCGCCCAACTACGCGCAGGTCGCGCAGGGGGTCGAACTTGCCGTGGCGCGGCTCAACGAGACCGCCGGCGGGCCCCGCTTCCGTGTGCGCCTCCCCGACAGCCGTGCCAGCAGCGCCGTGCAGGTCGCCCAGCAGCTCCGCAACGACCCTGCCGTCATTGCCGTCGTGGGACACCCGGAGAGCGGCAAGACGCTCGAGGCCATCCCCATCTATGCCGACGCGGAGCATGGCGGCGCCAACGGCGTGGTGGCCGTTTCGCCGACATCCTCCTCGCCGCAGCTGAGCGGCATCAGCCCGTGGTTCTTCCGGGTCGCGCCGTCGGACGCGGACGCCGCCCACTTTACCGCACGCTGGGTCCTCGACTCGTTGCGCGCGCGACGCGCCGCCATCGTGTACCGCAACGACTCGTACGGCCGCGACTGGGCGGACACGTTCGCCGCCGGCTTCGTGCAGGGGGGCGGTCAAGTGCTATCGCGCAATCCCTATCTCACCAGCATCGTGGAGTGGGACGCCTACGCGGCGTTGCTGGCCGCCGAACGTCCCGAGGTACTGCTCTTCCCCGGGGATGGAGCCGATGCCCTGGCGCTGCTGCAGGCGTTGCGAGCCCGGGGGGTACGCCTTCCCTTCGTGGGCGGCGATGGGACCGAGGGGATGAAGGCACATCCGGATGCGTCGGGTGCCTACTACGTCGCCTTCTTCGACGAGACCCGCGCCTCGAGTGCGGAGGCGCAGTCGTTCGTGCCTGCCTACCGCGGACGATACGGGCGGGCCCCCGACGTGTTCGCCGCCCTGTCCTATGACGCGGCGATCGTCATTGGCCGCACCGTCGCCGCCGGCGCGCGCACACGCGCGGCGCTGCGCCTCGCCCTTGCCCGCGTCGGAAACGGCGCCCCCTCGGTGGACGGGGTCGCCGGGCGCATCGCCTTCGAGGAGGACCACGACATCAAGGGCCGCGCGGTGGTCATCACGCGCATTCCCGGTGTCACCCCCCGTGACGACGAGGCGACCGCGCCCGTTCCGGCCACCTCACGGGCCACGCGAGGTCGTCGATGA
- the coxB gene encoding cytochrome c oxidase subunit II yields MVGTFRPRRLASAALLGALALGLAACGGEYPNSTFNHNTDFNADIDALWDKLLFWGTIVFVGVEAALVYTIFRFRRRPGGATPKQVHGNTALEITWTAIPAVILIFIAIPTVRTIFKTQAKAAPDALQVEVIGHQWWWEFKYPQLGITTANELYLPNGRTVNFQLKTVDVLHSFWIPQMGGKRDLISNRTNYLWFTPNKDLPTSAWNGFCAEFCGPSHANMKFRLYTVTPAEFDQWAAHQKQPAIFPAVAAVPVLPAPSGVAPVPSGTGAAPVLLASTQSTMPADTGTAAPAPAAVPVWTFPREKLEKEFAYTIPTAKIPVSVSFDESLLAKGDPARGKDLYSKSSCIGCHAIAGTPFNMAAVGPNLTHVGTRYTIAGGLYPNDAKHLAYWIKNAPALKPGSLMPTLGKGLTDPKTKMVVNVGGLTDADIADIVAYLQALK; encoded by the coding sequence ATGGTTGGCACGTTCCGCCCGCGGCGGCTGGCTTCCGCTGCGCTGCTGGGCGCTCTGGCCCTCGGGCTCGCAGCCTGCGGCGGCGAGTATCCGAACTCGACGTTCAATCACAACACCGACTTCAACGCGGACATCGACGCGTTGTGGGACAAGCTCCTGTTCTGGGGCACGATTGTCTTCGTCGGCGTTGAGGCTGCCCTCGTCTACACCATCTTCCGCTTCCGTCGCCGCCCAGGCGGCGCGACGCCGAAGCAGGTGCACGGCAACACCGCGCTGGAGATCACCTGGACAGCCATCCCGGCCGTCATTCTGATCTTCATCGCCATCCCCACGGTCCGCACGATCTTCAAGACGCAGGCGAAGGCGGCGCCCGATGCCCTGCAGGTCGAAGTGATCGGCCATCAGTGGTGGTGGGAGTTCAAGTATCCGCAACTCGGCATCACGACAGCCAACGAGCTGTACTTGCCGAACGGGCGCACGGTCAATTTCCAGCTCAAGACGGTCGATGTGCTGCATTCCTTCTGGATTCCCCAGATGGGCGGCAAGCGCGACCTGATCTCGAACCGGACCAATTACCTCTGGTTCACGCCCAACAAGGACCTGCCCACGTCGGCGTGGAACGGGTTCTGCGCGGAGTTCTGCGGGCCGTCGCACGCGAACATGAAGTTCCGCCTGTACACGGTCACCCCGGCGGAATTCGACCAGTGGGCCGCGCACCAGAAGCAGCCGGCCATCTTCCCGGCCGTCGCGGCGGTGCCGGTGCTGCCGGCGCCGTCGGGAGTGGCCCCTGTGCCTTCGGGCACCGGTGCGGCGCCCGTCTTGCTCGCGTCGACGCAGAGCACGATGCCGGCCGATACCGGCACGGCGGCCCCGGCCCCCGCTGCGGTGCCGGTGTGGACCTTCCCGCGCGAAAAGCTCGAGAAGGAGTTCGCGTACACGATCCCCACGGCGAAGATCCCGGTCAGTGTGAGCTTCGACGAGTCGCTGCTGGCCAAGGGGGACCCCGCGCGGGGCAAGGATCTGTACAGCAAGTCGAGCTGCATCGGCTGTCACGCGATCGCGGGCACGCCGTTCAACATGGCGGCCGTGGGCCCGAACCTGACGCACGTCGGGACGCGCTACACGATCGCCGGTGGTCTCTATCCGAACGACGCGAAGCATCTCGCCTACTGGATCAAGAACGCGCCGGCGCTGAAGCCCGGCAGTCTCATGCCGACGCTCGGCAAGGGACTCACCGATCCGAAGACGAAGATGGTCGTGAACGTTGGCGGGCTGACCGACGCCGACATCGCGGATATCGTGGCGTACCTGCAGGCGCTCAAGTAG
- the ctaD gene encoding cytochrome c oxidase subunit I — MATIAAAPPYTEAKAAPADTGLWSWLTTVDHKRIGALYLITGLFFFVVGGLEAAVIRAQLAVPNGTLVSADMYNQLFTMHGTTMIFLAVMPLSAAFFNFLIPLQVGARDVAFPRLNAFSYWIYLLGGIFITVPIFFSVAPDGGWFGYAPLSTKAYSPQINMDFWVLGLQILGISSLAAGFNFITTIINMRAPGMTLMRMPIFTWMSFVVQFLVVLAFPVITVALVFLQFDRFFGTNFYTIAKGADPLLWQHLFWVFGHPEVYILILPAFGLVSEVLPTFSRKPLFGYPVMVYSGILIGFLGFGVWAHHMFSVGMGPIADSVFSLATMLIAIPTGVKIFNWMATMWGGQIRFTVAMKFAVALVGLFTIGGISGVMHSSPPADLQQTDTYFIVAHFHYVLYGGSIFGIFAGTYYYFPKITGRFLSEKLGNWHFWISLIGMNLTFFPMHFSGLLGMPRRYYQYDAGQGFELFNMMSTIGTLILMIGTLFGLINIWKSWTGGAMASSNPWGAATIEWSIPSPPPDYNFAELPQIKSRYPMWNPKEGAELVHETTYEEEQGRRIPTSQELGITMPNPSIWPLITAAGIIVMFCGLMFLEKSTATGVGIMLLGTVWWVGSLYKWLLTPLEDHH, encoded by the coding sequence ATGGCTACCATCGCTGCCGCGCCCCCGTACACCGAAGCCAAGGCCGCACCCGCTGACACCGGGCTGTGGTCGTGGCTCACCACGGTGGACCACAAGCGCATCGGGGCGCTCTATCTCATCACGGGGCTGTTCTTCTTCGTCGTCGGCGGTCTCGAGGCCGCCGTCATCCGTGCCCAGCTGGCGGTCCCCAACGGCACGCTCGTGTCGGCGGACATGTACAACCAGCTGTTCACGATGCACGGCACGACGATGATCTTCCTCGCCGTCATGCCGCTCTCGGCGGCCTTCTTCAATTTCCTCATTCCGCTGCAGGTCGGGGCGCGTGACGTGGCGTTCCCACGCCTCAATGCATTCTCGTACTGGATCTACCTGCTCGGCGGCATCTTCATCACGGTGCCGATCTTCTTCTCGGTCGCACCGGATGGCGGTTGGTTCGGCTACGCGCCGCTGAGCACGAAGGCGTACTCGCCGCAGATCAACATGGACTTCTGGGTGCTGGGGTTGCAGATCCTCGGCATCTCGTCGCTCGCCGCCGGCTTCAACTTCATCACCACGATCATCAACATGCGGGCGCCCGGCATGACGCTCATGCGCATGCCGATCTTCACGTGGATGTCGTTCGTGGTGCAGTTCCTGGTGGTGCTGGCGTTCCCGGTGATCACCGTCGCGCTCGTCTTCCTGCAGTTCGACCGCTTCTTCGGCACGAACTTCTACACGATCGCGAAGGGGGCCGACCCGCTCCTCTGGCAGCACCTGTTCTGGGTGTTCGGGCACCCTGAGGTCTACATCCTCATTCTGCCCGCCTTCGGCCTCGTGTCGGAGGTGCTGCCGACGTTCTCGCGCAAGCCGCTCTTCGGCTACCCGGTCATGGTGTACTCGGGGATCCTCATCGGCTTCCTCGGCTTCGGCGTGTGGGCCCACCACATGTTCTCCGTGGGCATGGGTCCGATCGCCGACTCGGTGTTCTCACTGGCGACGATGCTCATCGCCATCCCCACCGGCGTGAAGATCTTCAACTGGATGGCCACCATGTGGGGCGGTCAGATCCGCTTCACCGTGGCCATGAAGTTCGCCGTCGCACTCGTGGGGCTCTTCACCATCGGCGGCATCTCCGGTGTCATGCACTCGTCGCCCCCGGCCGACCTGCAGCAGACCGACACCTATTTCATCGTGGCGCACTTCCATTACGTGCTCTACGGCGGGTCGATCTTCGGCATCTTCGCCGGCACGTACTACTACTTCCCGAAGATCACGGGCCGCTTCCTCTCGGAGAAGCTCGGCAACTGGCACTTCTGGATCTCGCTCATCGGCATGAACCTCACGTTCTTCCCGATGCACTTCAGCGGGCTCCTGGGCATGCCGCGTCGCTACTACCAGTACGATGCCGGGCAGGGCTTCGAGCTCTTCAACATGATGTCCACGATCGGCACGCTGATCCTCATGATCGGCACGCTCTTCGGGCTCATCAACATCTGGAAGAGCTGGACAGGGGGCGCGATGGCCTCGAGCAACCCGTGGGGGGCTGCCACCATCGAGTGGTCCATCCCGTCGCCGCCGCCCGACTACAACTTCGCCGAGCTGCCCCAGATCAAGTCGCGCTATCCGATGTGGAACCCGAAGGAGGGCGCGGAGCTGGTGCACGAGACGACCTACGAAGAAGAACAGGGGCGTCGCATTCCCACGTCGCAGGAGCTGGGCATTACCATGCCCAACCCGTCGATCTGGCCGCTCATCACCGCGGCCGGCATCATCGTGATGTTCTGCGGCCTCATGTTCCTGGAAAAGAGTACGGCCACCGGCGTCGGCATCATGCTGCTCGGCACCGTCTGGTGGGTCGGCTCGCTCTACAAGTGGCTGCTGACGCCGCTCGAGGATCACCACTGA
- a CDS encoding cytochrome c oxidase subunit 3, producing MTATTAPLAHGDGHAHGGGHHHTSLGLDNRKIAIWTFIGSECMLFASLISTYLVYKGRSPQGPYPHEAWTNPSTGEVMKPILDIPVTSASTFVLLMSSVAMVMALNAVQTKYQPKITTWDKIKGSSKLWLWATALLGTIFLMFQAYEFTSFVHEGLTIRTNLFGSSFFTLTGFHGAHVTVGVLWLFTLLAIDYKRGLEPKDALLVDISALYWHFVDVVWIVIFPLIYLIK from the coding sequence ATGACTGCGACTACTGCTCCCCTCGCCCATGGTGATGGCCACGCCCATGGCGGCGGTCACCACCACACCTCGCTGGGCCTCGACAACCGCAAGATCGCCATTTGGACCTTCATCGGGTCCGAATGCATGCTCTTCGCTTCGCTGATCTCCACCTATCTCGTGTACAAGGGACGCAGCCCGCAGGGGCCGTATCCGCACGAGGCGTGGACGAATCCGTCGACGGGCGAAGTCATGAAGCCCATCCTCGACATCCCGGTCACGAGCGCCTCCACCTTCGTGCTCCTCATGTCGTCGGTGGCCATGGTGATGGCGCTCAACGCCGTGCAGACCAAGTATCAGCCCAAGATCACCACGTGGGACAAGATCAAGGGCTCGTCGAAGCTGTGGCTGTGGGCCACGGCGCTGCTGGGCACGATCTTCCTCATGTTCCAGGCGTACGAGTTCACCTCGTTCGTGCACGAAGGGCTCACCATTCGCACCAACCTGTTCGGCTCGAGCTTCTTCACACTCACCGGGTTCCACGGTGCGCACGTGACCGTGGGGGTGCTCTGGCTGTTCACGCTGCTCGCGATCGACTACAAGCGAGGCCTCGAGCCCAAGGATGCCCTGCTGGTGGACATCTCCGCGCTCTACTGGCACTTCGTCGACGTGGTGTGGATCGTGATCTTCCCGCTCATCTACCTGATCAAGTGA
- a CDS encoding cytochrome C oxidase subunit IV family protein, with protein MMASHSDAHAHEHPGPGTYGIIALILTVITIAEVSAYYYKPWEESAIYVPSMLTMSAVKFFLVVAYYMHLKYDHKLFKALFSGPLMVAGLTLIGLLFLFSKLVIRLGLLT; from the coding sequence ATGATGGCCAGTCACTCCGACGCACACGCGCACGAGCATCCGGGGCCCGGCACCTACGGCATCATCGCGCTGATCCTCACGGTCATCACGATCGCCGAGGTGTCGGCCTACTACTACAAGCCGTGGGAAGAGAGCGCGATCTACGTGCCGAGCATGCTGACCATGTCGGCGGTCAAGTTCTTTCTCGTGGTCGCGTACTACATGCACCTCAAGTACGACCACAAGCTGTTCAAGGCGCTCTTTTCGGGCCCGCTCATGGTAGCGGGGCTGACGCTGATCGGCCTGCTGTTCCTGTTCAGCAAGCTGGTGATCCGGCTCGGACTGCTGACGTGA
- a CDS encoding cytochrome c oxidase assembly protein, with the protein MSLLHPVARLSLSEFSVHPSTTIGIAIFAAAYIWRAKQGPTAADRLPVTVTAHTANATQLDMAAAPQGPTPAQRLAYFTSLALLFLTLNGPLHDVSDFYLFSGHMVQHLLLTLIVPPLMIAGTPGWMLRPLLRRPGLFGAARTLTSITWCFVSFNVVLAFWHLPPLYNLALANHGVHIAQHLMFIAASVLMWWPLMSPLPELPRAAYPAQMLYCFLMVIPMSIISIYIAMADTLLYPAYAAAPRILGITPMQDQQYGGLIMWIPGGVFFYAVMTVVFFKWSNRGEDTEESAQVGWVPTTTP; encoded by the coding sequence ATGTCGCTGCTGCATCCCGTCGCCCGCCTTTCGCTCTCCGAGTTCTCGGTTCACCCGAGCACCACCATCGGCATCGCGATCTTCGCGGCCGCCTACATCTGGCGCGCGAAGCAGGGGCCCACGGCGGCGGATCGGCTGCCCGTCACGGTGACGGCACACACGGCCAATGCCACGCAGCTGGACATGGCCGCGGCGCCACAGGGCCCCACGCCGGCGCAGCGACTGGCGTACTTCACGTCGCTGGCGCTGCTCTTCCTCACGCTGAACGGGCCGCTGCACGACGTGAGCGACTTCTACCTGTTCAGCGGCCACATGGTGCAGCACCTCCTGCTGACCCTGATCGTGCCCCCGCTCATGATTGCGGGCACACCGGGGTGGATGCTGCGACCGTTGCTGCGCCGCCCCGGGCTCTTTGGGGCCGCGCGCACGCTCACGAGCATCACCTGGTGCTTCGTGTCCTTCAATGTGGTGCTCGCGTTCTGGCATCTGCCGCCGCTGTACAACCTCGCGCTGGCCAATCACGGCGTGCACATCGCGCAGCACCTCATGTTCATCGCCGCGTCGGTGCTCATGTGGTGGCCGCTCATGTCGCCGCTGCCGGAGCTCCCCCGCGCGGCGTATCCGGCGCAAATGCTGTACTGCTTCCTCATGGTCATCCCCATGTCGATCATCTCGATCTACATCGCCATGGCCGACACCCTGCTGTATCCCGCCTACGCGGCGGCACCGCGCATCCTGGGGATCACGCCCATGCAGGACCAGCAGTATGGGGGGCTCATCATGTGGATCCCCGGCGGCGTCTTCTTCTATGCCGTCATGACCGTGGTCTTCTTCAAGTGGTCCAATCGCGGCGAGGACACGGAAGAGAGCGCGCAGGTGGGGTGGGTGCCCACCACCACGCCATGA
- the dacB gene encoding D-alanyl-D-alanine carboxypeptidase/D-alanyl-D-alanine-endopeptidase, with translation MIRCVRSLVRRSRRTTGGLLLAMLLVELLVVPTVSGRTLQAMPSALAVSALAAPASPAQARKRQPPRKASKKKPAGRSTRATGKSARRARVPVVPVLRHTTPRGAGALTADLATLLGSRTRNGDWGAMVVSLTRGDTLFAHGAGTRLVPASTMKLFTAAIALDRLGAEHTFSTDVLRDGTVAADGTLRGNLVLRGDGDPSLSPRFVRGGPGGSMTLLAQLVAGAGIKHVTGDVVADASGLESRRIPEGWLSRYAGAGYAAPFSALSLNENIVIVGVTPGKAGGVASVFLEPETHGLMITNTVRTVPGSGTRISARRVGDDRVVVSGTVGARAGTARYQLVVGDPVTFTAGAFKAALVAQGVRVDGELRTGRTPEQAALITSLPSPPLARLVSVMNRESINIFAELLYRNAARGPERRAVGSAETAGFTLRDFLTRQVGAASDAVTATDGSGLSVLDRVTPRALVQLLDHAHRAPWGSAFHASLPVAGESELLRHRMRATPAQGNLHAKTGTTNEVIGLSGYVTAENGEILAFAFLYNGKDRWHARETIDAMGPTLAAFARD, from the coding sequence ATGATCCGTTGTGTACGCTCGCTCGTCCGTCGTTCGCGACGTACGACCGGCGGACTGCTGCTGGCGATGCTGCTGGTGGAGCTGCTGGTGGTGCCCACCGTATCCGGACGGACGCTTCAGGCGATGCCCTCGGCGCTGGCGGTCTCGGCGCTGGCGGCACCGGCCTCGCCTGCCCAGGCACGAAAACGCCAGCCCCCGCGCAAGGCGAGCAAGAAGAAGCCCGCCGGCCGGTCCACGCGGGCCACCGGTAAATCGGCGCGACGCGCCCGGGTCCCCGTGGTACCGGTCCTGCGCCACACGACGCCGCGCGGTGCGGGTGCCCTCACCGCCGATCTGGCCACCTTGCTCGGCAGTCGCACCCGCAATGGCGATTGGGGCGCCATGGTGGTGAGCCTCACGCGCGGTGACACGCTGTTCGCCCACGGCGCGGGCACGCGGCTTGTTCCGGCGAGCACGATGAAGCTGTTCACCGCGGCCATCGCGCTCGACCGGCTCGGCGCCGAGCACACGTTCAGCACCGATGTGCTGCGTGATGGGACCGTCGCTGCCGACGGGACGCTGCGGGGGAATCTCGTGCTGCGTGGTGACGGCGATCCGTCGCTGTCGCCGCGCTTCGTGCGCGGTGGGCCGGGGGGCTCCATGACGCTGCTGGCCCAACTGGTGGCCGGTGCCGGCATCAAGCACGTCACGGGAGATGTGGTCGCCGACGCCAGTGGACTCGAAAGCCGCCGGATCCCGGAAGGCTGGTTGTCGCGATACGCCGGTGCCGGCTATGCCGCGCCGTTTTCCGCACTGTCGCTCAACGAGAATATCGTCATCGTGGGGGTGACGCCCGGCAAGGCAGGCGGGGTGGCCTCCGTGTTTCTCGAGCCGGAGACGCACGGTCTGATGATCACCAACACCGTGCGTACGGTGCCCGGCAGCGGAACCCGCATCAGCGCCCGCCGCGTGGGCGACGACCGCGTGGTGGTCAGCGGTACCGTGGGAGCGCGGGCGGGCACGGCGCGCTATCAGCTGGTCGTGGGCGACCCGGTGACCTTCACGGCCGGCGCGTTCAAGGCCGCCCTCGTGGCGCAGGGCGTGCGCGTCGATGGGGAACTGCGGACCGGGCGTACGCCGGAGCAGGCAGCGCTCATCACCAGTCTTCCCTCACCGCCCCTGGCGCGGCTGGTGAGCGTGATGAACCGCGAGAGCATCAACATCTTCGCGGAGCTTCTGTATCGCAATGCCGCTCGCGGCCCGGAACGGCGTGCGGTGGGCTCCGCCGAGACTGCCGGGTTCACCTTGCGCGACTTTCTCACGCGCCAGGTGGGTGCCGCGTCGGATGCCGTGACGGCGACCGACGGCAGTGGCCTCTCGGTTCTCGACCGGGTCACCCCGCGCGCCCTGGTGCAGCTGCTCGACCATGCGCATCGCGCCCCGTGGGGCAGCGCCTTCCACGCCTCGCTGCCGGTGGCGGGTGAGTCGGAGTTGCTGCGCCATCGCATGCGTGCCACGCCGGCGCAGGGCAACCTGCACGCCAAAACCGGCACCACCAACGAGGTCATCGGCCTCTCCGGCTACGTCACTGCCGAGAACGGGGAGATCCTTGCCTTTGCGTTCCTCTACAACGGCAAGGACCGGTGGCATGCCCGCGAGACCATCGACGCGATGGGCCCAACGCTGGCCGCCTTCGCCCGCGACTGA